From a region of the Odontesthes bonariensis isolate fOdoBon6 chromosome 2, fOdoBon6.hap1, whole genome shotgun sequence genome:
- the LOC142389225 gene encoding RING finger protein 122-like — translation MHPVQWCHGCLCDFGQQVSGPYCKMTSEPLFHLPLNVYIIILGIGLFILMLSLIFCCYLFRLRRESAREHYGYNEVVLKGAGKKLSLLGQTCAVCLEEFRSRDELGVCPCSHAFHKKCLLKWLEIRSVCPMCNKPICRIQPDQPQAPERPQSLLEV, via the exons GGTGTTTGTGTGACTTTGGACAGCAGGTCTCTGGTCCTTACTGCAAGATGACATCTGAACCGCTCTTCCACCTGCCACTCAATGTCTACATCATCATCCTGGGCATCGGCCTCTTCATCCTCATGCTCAGCCTCATCTTCTGCTGTTACCTCTTCAG actgaggagagaaAGCGCAAGAGAACACTATGGCTACAATGAG gttgttttaaaaggagCGGGGAAGAAACTGAGTCTTCTTGGT CAAACATGCGCGGTGTGTTTAGAGGAGTTTCGCAGCAGGGACGAGCTCGGAGTGTGCCCATGCTCCCACGCTTTTCACAAAAA gtgTCTACTAAAATGGTTAGAGATCCGCAGTGTGTGCCCAATGTGCAACAAGCCTATTTGCCGCATCCAGCCTGACCAGCCCCAAGCCCCCGAGCGACCGCAGAGCCTCCTGGAGGTCTGA